The genomic interval TTGCCCGGTCGTTTTGTCTATCGCGATGAAGACGTGGTGGCTTTCCTGACCATCGAACCTCTAGCGTACGGCCATGTGCTGGTGGTTCCAGTGGCAGAAGTAGATAAGTGGACCGACGTGGATCCCACCACGTGGGCAAAACTTAATGAGCTAGCGCAGCGAGTGGGCAAGGCAATCACAGAGGTGTTTGCTATACCGCGCGCAGGGTATGTGATCGCTGGTTTCGACGTCCCCCATACTCATATTCATGTTTTCCCAGCCGCAAAAATGTCCGATTACGATTTCTCTCAAGCAATGTCCATGGACGCAACCGATCCAGCTCAGATGGACGCTGCTGCAGAGAAGCTACGGCAGGCCCTGGGAACTGATGAGAAAGGGCTAGTGAAGTAACTCCATGGCGTTGTTGAGGTGGGTGCCCACGCGCGGTCGACTACCAGTTTCTCCATGTGTCACCGGAGACTCCCCTATCCCTGTGCTCTTCTTGCATGGAACGTTAGGGTCGCCGGGTAACTTTGAGAGGCCTGCCCAGCGGCTTGTACAGCAGGGGCGCCCATTTTTCGCGCCAGCTTACGGCAACCATGGGACAGCCGATCTTGATTCTTCTCTACAAGAGCTACTGAAATATATAGACGAGCTCAATAGCCAAGGTGTACATCGCGTCGATGTTGTAGGGCACTCCGCTGGAGGACTTCTTGCACTGCGAATCGCTCATGCTCGCCCTGGTTTTGTGAGGAAACTAGTGGGGCTAGGTGCAGCTTTCCATGGAGTTCCCAAGAATTTACGTTTTAAGCCTGTGGTCAAATGGATTGGCGGACAAGCTCTTTTGCAACTTACGCAAAAAATCCCAGCTGAGCTCCCAGAGAACGTGGAATTGATTTCTGTGTTTTCTACCGCAGATCGTGTCGTACCAGCACAGTCGAGCAAGGTAGGCGAACTCGTAGAGATTCACGGAGTTCGCCATGAAGATTTGCCGCGACAAGCCGACATCATCATAGATGCCTTGGGGGCTTAGCGATCTTCTAACCGGGGAAGCACCAGGTGGAAGGTCGTTCCTTGACCAAGGGTGCTGTTCACGCTGATAGTTCCGCTGTGAGCTGCCACCAACGACTTGACGATGGCCAAACCAAGACCGCTGCCGCCGGTGGAGCGCGCACGCGAAGTATCAGCTCGATAAAAACGCTCGAAAATATGCTCGGCGTCTTTTTCCGACATACCTATGCCATCGTCGATGATGTCAATGGCGATGTTGCTACTGGCGGGGTCGTCGTAAAGCTTAATCTGCACCTTTGCGTCTTCGCCGCCATGTTTCAAAGCGTTGGTGGTGAGGTTGGTCAATACTTGGTGGAGCCGGGCAGCGTCTCCCAAGGTGATAGGCACACCGGCGCACTCAGAACGCACGTCAATGCTGCGATTAGGGTAGGCGGCCTGCAGCGAGGACGCCACCGACAGAGAAACCTCCAAAAGATCAACCGGTGCCGTCTCGTGGCGGGCTCCCTCAGCACGGGTAAGCGCCAGCAGGTCTTCCACCAAGAGGCTCATACGAGAGGCCTCCCCCTCGATCTTGTCAATCACCAAATCCGCGTCTTTTGTGGCACCAGAACGGTACAGCTCTGAATAACCACGAACCGACGTCAACGGTGTCCGCAGTTCGTGAGAAGCGTCCCCGACGAATCTACGCATCTGGGCTTCTTTATCTTGCAATTCCACGATAAGTGACTGCAGCCTGGAGATCATCGAGTTCAGTGAATGCGACAACGCACCGACCTCTGTATTTTCCGGCGCTTCCGGTACGCGCCTATCCAGATCACCTTGCGCAATCGCTTTGGCAGTACATTCAACTTCGTGCAAAGGGCGCAATGCTCTGCGGATCAAGAAAAACGCGATGAGCGCCATGAGAATCAGTACCGCAATTTCAATGATGACTTGCCCCACAGCGAGCCTGCGCAACATATTGGCTTCTTGGGTGATGTCCTTGGCCACCACCATAGTTACGCCGTTTCGTGTCTCGGCGGTGACTCGCCACATGGCTTCTTTGCGACTCTTCGGACTTGATTCCACTGTATGAGGACCTTGGCCAGCGTAAACCTGACTCAGATCTGGTTCAGAAACATCCTCGTTATAGACGTTTGTGGTTCCATCTTGATAGATCTTGACCACATAAAATTCTGTCGGCGGCCGTGCGCTCGTAGCACCAGGGTTGGTTTTAAAGAGCGAATCTTGTTTAGCCCACCCGTTGAGCCCTAGTTCTAGTTCCTTGTCAATGCGTGAGTAGGTGAGTTCTCGCATCGTCCGGTTCACGGCGACAGCGCTGCCAAGCAACCCCACTGCAGAAACCGCAACCACGATTACTAATAGCCCAAAGCGTAATGGCATCCCAGATAAAACATGTTTGTCTCGAATTCGAGCGATCAAGTTTTTACCCGTTTTTTTGGCACCTCGATACCCCCAGCGTTGTTTCTCGCTGTGGGCAGGGGTCCCGCGAACCACCGCGGTGGAATATGGGTTCTGGGTGCTCATCTACTACTTTCTACTTTGGGTTTCGCCGCGCTCACTACGGCTATTACGCATTTCGTGGCTTACGCAGTACGTATCCCACGCCTCGCACCGTTTGAATCAGTTGCGGATCATGGGTGTCCACTTTGCGACGCAAATAAGAAATATAAGACTCGACAACGTTTCCATCGCCGCCGAAATCGTAGTGCCACACGTGATCCAAAATCTTTGCCTTAGACATCACAACCTCAGCGTTCAGCATCAGGCAGCGCAGCAAGTTGAACTCGGTGGGTGAGAGATCCACGACCTTTCCGGCCTTTGTCACCTCATGGGTGTCGTCGTTAAGCGTAAGGTCGGCATACACCAAGGTGGAGTCGTCTTCGACCATCTCTACCGTGCTACCTCGACGTAAAATCACCCGCAAACGAGTAATCACTTCTTCCAGAGAGAAAGGCTTGGTCACGTAGTCATCAGCCCCGATGGTCAAACCATGGATTCGGTGTTCCACAGCGTCTTTTGCTGTCAAATACAAAACGGGACCGTCGAGGCCCTCCGCTCGGAGCTTGGGCAGGAGCTCGTAGCCGTCCATGCCCGGCATCATGACGTCGAGAATGAATGCATCAGGCTTAAAATCCTTTGCCACTTCCAACGCTTCTACGCCGGAATTAGCTGTGGCAACGTCAAACCCTTGAAATTTTAAGCTGACGTTCAAAAGCTCAACGATGTTTGGCTCGTCGTCGACGACCAGTATTCGCTTAGTTTTTTCGTTCACGCCTTCCATTTTTACCTGCCCTGGTCTCCTGGTGAGGACACAACCTCACGATTAGTTCCCTTAAGTCAACAATATGGCTCTGCTTTTCTTCTGAAGCGTAGCTGGTAACTACCTGTGAATGAGTTAGCGTCCTATACCAAGAATTGAAACTGTAATGACCGTTCGGTACAGTTCTGGATTATGGAATCTCGACAACGCTGGATCTTTTTAGGTGTTATCTCGTTGGGACTCTTCATGATCGGTGCAGACAATTCCATCCTTTACACCGCTTTACCTGTACTAAGAAGCGAATTACACACCACTGAGCTTGAAGGTCTCTGGATCATCAACGCCTACTCGTTGGTTCTTGCAGGACTTCTCCTGGGAACGGGCACGCTCGGAGACAAAATCGGGCACCGACGAATGTTTGAAATTGGCATTACGATCTTTGGATTAGCATCCTTAGCAGCATCTTTCGCCCACAATCCGCTAGCTCTCATCGCTGCGCGCGCCGCCCTGGGTGTGGGTTCCGCCACCATGATGCCCGCCACTCTCGCCCTACTCCGCATCACTTTCCCCAATGTCCGTGAACGCAACATCGCCATCGGAATCTGGGGTTCAGTCGCCACGCTAGGGGCAGCACTCGGACCGGTCATCGGGGGATTCCTGATCGAACACTATTACTGGGGTTCTGTATTCCTGATCAACATTCCAGTAACCCTCATTGCTTTCGCAGGAACGTTATTAATCGCACCACCAAACAAGTCCAATCCTTCCCGTCATTGGGACTTTCTCTCTTCCTTCTGGGCGATGGTGACCATGGTGGGCTTAGTTCTAGTAATCAAGGAGCTTACGCACGCCCACATAGAGGTGGCGGTACTCATCGGAGCACTGGCCGCCATCGCTATCGGGTCCCTGTTCTTTAGCCAACGCCAGAACAAACTCTCTGAGCCGCTTCTCACCTTCGATGTATTCAAAAATCGAGTTTTTACAGCAGGAACCCTGGCCGCAGCGCTAGCAATGTTCATCCTCTCCGGCGCAGAGCTCATGACCACACAACGATTTCAGCTAGCGGAGGGTTTTACCCCCTTACAGGCAGGCTTACTCACCGGAGCCGTAGCTCTAGCAGCTTTTCCTAGCTCAATCCTAGGCGGAGCGTTGCTGCACCGCATCGGCTTTCTCCCACTCATTTCTGGCGGCTTCCTTTCCATGGCAATTGGGACGGCCATTGCCATCGGGGCCACACGTGCCGACACCTTTCCCCTCTTTGTTGTCGGGTTACTTCTCGTAGGTTTCGGCGCGGGGTTGACCATGTCCGTATCTTCAACGGCGATCATCGGCTCAGCCCCGGCGCGACGCTCCGGCATGGCTTCTGCCATGGAGGAAGTCTCTTATGAGTTTGGCACTCTTCTCTCGGTGGCGATGGTGGGGTCTTTGTTCTCGTTCTTTTATGCACGTTCCGCACCAGAAGTGATCGCTCAAAACTTTGAGCAGGGCCTCTCGCACCCCACGCTTGCCGACGCCGCCCGCGCCGCCATAGACACCTCATATATATCCGTGCTCGTCATCATCGCTATAACTGCGTGCATCGCATGCGCCATCACCGCATATCTATTGTGGAACAATCCCAAGGAGACTCAGTTTGCGCACGAATAAAAAAGACTCACTACTGGCCACCGCGCTCAGCATCGTGGAGTCAGATGGCCTTGCGGCGCTCACCTACGATTCCCTCTCTGCAGCCAGCGGCATATCCAAATCCGGACTGATCTACCATTTCCCCACTCGCCACCAGCTCCTTATAGAACTCAATGCGTCCGCAGCCCGGACATGGACTCGTGAGCTAGAAGCCGCCGCAGGGGGGCCCGCATCCGAGGTTTCCCTCAGGCAGAGAATGCATGCGCTACTGGAGGTGGAATCACACAGCGCTACCCGCGCAGATCTCCTATTAAGCATCGATGCCAATTTGAATGAGGAGCTTCGCGCTATATGGGATCAAGCTTTAGCCCCATGGACAGACCCCCACAATCCTCATGCCGTTGTCGTACAACTTATCGCAGATGGGCTTTGGGTGTACGACCACATTAATGCCCGCCCGCTCACACAACAACAGCGGCAAGCAGCGGTAAAGACGGCACACATTTTTCTCAATAAACTATCCACTACCCCTGAAAAACCCTCCCCCACCTCCGACTTCACGAATAACATAAAATAATCTAAGATAAATCTCATGTTTGGCGGTTCCCCCGCCGTGGACTCCGTAGAAAACCACTTTAGAAAGCCTCAACCAACATGAAATTGTCCCGTTCCCTCGGCGTTGCTGTACTGTGCACGGCGCTCGTCGTCACGCAAAGCCCTGCGCACGCTTCTTCTACTTCGTCCGCGCCGGTTTCTAGTTCAGCGAACTCCATCGTTGCATCACTCACTGCGGCAATCGCGAACTCACCGAGCTCCAGCGACACCACTATCAGCAACGCCGCTCGACTGGCACAATCGCTTGGACTTCCATCGGTACGCATTCCGTCGGCGTTCGGCAGCTCAGATTCTGAATACCCACTGCCTACAAACCCAAATATCACCAAGGCAGAGGTACTTAGTCGCACCGTCGAACCGACGATTCCAAACCTAGAGCGCTGGGTTGTGGCTTCCCCAGCGATGCAGCGCAACGTCGAGGTTGTTGTTCGCGTGGCTAAGGACACTTCTGTTCCTTCCCCAGTCCTCTATCTTCTCGACGGCATTGGCGCAATGCGTAATCCCGGCTGGGTTCGTGAAGGCGGCCTGCACCCCGCACTCGGCGACCAGAATGTGTCTGTGGTTATGCCTACCCAGGCGCTAGCCTCCCTCTATTCCGACTGGCTCACAGATGACCCAGCGCTTGGGCATTTAAAGTGGGAAACCTTCATCACAAAGGAACTCACAAAGCTTGTTGAAGACCCAGCCCAAAAGCTCAACTTCAACGGCAAGCGCGCCATCGGAGGCCTTTCCATGGGCGCTATCGGCGCTGTCCACATTGCTAACCAGAACCCTGACCTATTCAAAGGAGTATTCGGAATCTCCGGATGCTACTCCACGCAGGAACCAGTGGGACGACTCACCACAAAGCTTGTGGTGGAATCCCGCGGCGGCAATGTCAACAACATGTGGGGCCCAGACGGTTCTGAGCTATGGAAGCGTCACGACGTCCCCTCGAATCCCGAGGGTCTCCGCAACATGGCAGTTTATCTAGCGAGTGCTGACGGCGGAGTCCTCCCCTCTGATCTAGAGCATGCAGCCTCCCGTCCTTTCTATGAACTACCCGTAGCTGTAGCTTTGGAACAGGGAACCTTGCACTGCACCAAGCTTCTCGACTCTGCAATGCGCGCCCGAGGAATGAACCACCAAGTAGTCGATCTGCTCCAGGGTGGTGTCCACGACTGGCCGCTCTTCAACCGTCAGTTGCGTCCTGCCTGGGATGCCATCAAGGGTGTCCTTTACTAATAAACCGTGGGGTTACTGTGAGTTGCTAAGGTAAACGGGTCTAGAACCGACCTATCTCAAGGAGCTCTGCTCGTGACCTCAGCGACCCACCCCGTGGACGCACTTCCCTCGTCTCCTAAACTCGTCGCGCTAGGCATCCAGCATGTTTTAGCGTTTTATGCTGGCGCGGTGATTGTGCCGCTGCTCATCGCAGGTTCTCTCAACCTCGACGCAGCAACCACCATCCATCTCATCAACGCCGACCTCCTTACCTGTGGTTTAGCCACACTGATCCAATCAGTCGGCGTAGGAAAATACATAGGCGTACGCCTACCGATCATTCAGGGAGTCACCACAACTGCGGTGGCTCCCATTATCGCGATTGGCCTTAGCGTTTCTGACGGACAAGGCGGCGTGGAATCGCTTCCCACCGTATACGGCGCAGTCATCGTAGCCGGACTTTTCACGTTTTTTGCCACGCCAATCTTCGCACGTTTTCTCAAGTTCTTTCCGCCGGTAGTCACAGGCTCGGTTTTGTTGGTGATGGGCACATCCCTCCTCGCAGTCTCCGCAAATGACTTCATCAACTACGCCGAGGCCACTCCGTTGAGCCGTGACCTGTGGTACGCCTTTGGCACTCTCGTGGTCATCATCTTGGCCCAACGGTTCTTCCGTGGTTTTCTAGGCACCCTCGCAGTTCTTATAGGCCTGGTCAGCGGCACTCTCGTGGCACTCTTCTTAGGCCACGCGGATCTCTCGGAGGTCTCCAACGCTGCGGCTGTGGGGATCACAACGCCGTTCTACTTTGGAACCCCCGTTTTTAACGCTAGCGCATGTTTCTCCATGATCATCGTCATGATCATCACTATGGTCGAGACCACCGGCGATGTCTTTGCCACCGGCGAGATCGTGAAAAAGCGTATCCGACGCGACGACATCCAGCGGGCCCTCCGCGCAGACGGCCTTTCCACTTTCCTCGGCGGTGTCATGAACTCTTTCCCGTACACCTGCTTTGCCCAAAACGTGGGGCTCGTCCGCATCACGGGAGTGAAGTCGCGCTGGGTCGCAGCTTCCGCTGCCGGTTTTATGATCATTCTGGGGTTGCTGCCTAAGGCCGGAGCAATCGTGGCCTCCATCCCCTCACCAGTATTGGGCGCAGCATCTCTAGCTCTCTTTGCCAACGTGGCATGGGTCGGCCTGCAGACTATCGCTAAAACCGATCTCACGGATAATCGCAATGCAGCTATCGTCACCACTGCGCTGGGCCTCGCCATGCTGGTCACGTTCAAACCTTCCGTTGCTGAGGCCTTCCCCGAATGGGCCCGCATCTTCGTCTCTTCCGGCATGTCCATCGGGGCTATCGCAGCGATCCTCCTCAACATCCTGTTCTTCCATGTGGGCAAGCAAACCGGATCTGACGTGGCCCGCGGAGCCAGCGGTGAAGGCGTGTCTTTGGATGAAATCAACGCCATGAATCGTGAGGATTTTGTCGCAGCATTGCGCCCACTGTTTAACCAGGAAACCTGGCCGTTGGAGGAAGCCTGGGAATCGCGCCCGTTTGCGGACGTCAGCGAGCTACGAGCAGCCATCCAGGTTGGGGTTCTCACGGCTTCCGGGGAGCGTCGAGAAGCTTTGATCCACGACTACCCAGATACCTCTGCCATATTATTAGCCACCGACGCCGAGGCTCCCAGCATCAGCGCCGAGCGCGGCTCCCTCGGCTTCGACGACCTCGACGACGTAGAAACCGCGCAACTCCTCGAGGTCAGCGCCGCCTACCGCGAGCGTTTCAATATGCCATTTGTCTACTGCCTAGGCACCAACGACAGCATCCGAAGCATCGTGGACACAGCTATACGACGCCTAGCTAATTCCGATGAGCAGGAACATCGCGTAGCTCTCTCTGAAATCATCGAGATTGCCAATGACCGCTTTGATATCCTCCTCGCCGATGCCAACCCCGTCCGCTCCGCGTGGGATCGGAAGTTCACCGAAGTGGAATAAGCGCTACAGCATAGGATGCCAATCCCACACTGGTGTCTTCTCAAACACCAATAAAGGAGCGTGCCGACCAGACAACCGGGCACTCACCAAGGCAACTATTTGCCCTGCTGTCTGGTCAAGACATTCAAAAACACACCACGCGGAATAACGTACCAAGGCATAGCCTCGACGCACGGCGTCATTGCCTTTCCACCGGTCATAGACAAAAGCATGACGATTTCCGTGGTAGGTGTACCCGTCCACTTCAACGATAACTTTGCTCTTTGTATGTACCCCATCCCACCGATAAGCGCCGATTTTCAGGTTTTGTTCAAACGGATATCCCATAGAGCGTAGCTTTCGGAACAAGAGGATCTCTGCAGGACTTTCTGCACCTACAGCCGCAAGCTCAATTACTCGATGAGCTTGCTTAGTCAGCCGAGTTTTGGACATATCACGGATTAATCGAACCGACCCGGTCTTTCCCCAATAGATGTTCTCAATAAAATCAACGAGCTCAGCAAGAGTCATGGCCTCGGCATTATTGAGAACATCAAGCGGAGGAGCTACGCGAATCCCCTGTCTGAGTTCTGAGGCTGCAGATCGCACCTGCTTGACGCGGATCACATCATTAGAACAGGCAGATCTGTTCTTGATAATTACGGCCTCCACCGGAGTCTCAATCTCTGCAGACATATGCACCTGCATCGCTGTGCGCCCGCTAAAGACAATCCCAGGCCGAGACTTTTGCAATGCTTTGAGCAGCAGAATTCCCTCTGGTCTTTCTTCGGTGTAGATTCCGCGCTCCACACGGTAAAGATCGCCGTGTTTTATTTTCGTTGCGATCGCGCTGCGGGAGAGGCCCAATTGATGGAGTTCTTGGGTGGTAAAGATGTGCTTGCCCATGTGTCCTTAGACGTCGGGGGCTTCGCGATCGGTTCCCGGTAGGAGAAAGATACGGAAAAACCTGCATTTCCATAGACAAAGACGTCTAAAAATGTGTTTTTACAGCCTAACGTCTATGGAAATGCAGGTTCTCTGCCCCGTGTGTTTAGGGGCGCGGGATATTCCGCAGGTTAGACCGCGCCATGTCCACCATGTGGCCCACCCCTCCGCCGAAGACCGTGCGCGTTGCCGCCTTAGAGAAGCCCATGAGCATCTCCATGGTGATATTAGGTGGGATGGAGAGGGCGTTGGGGTCGGTGGTGACGTCGATAAGCACAGGCCCAGGGTAAGAAAAAGCCGCCTCTAGCTGTTCTCTTGCAGTCTTCGGGTCTGTGATCGCGATGTGGCGCAACCCTACGGCAGCCGCGATCGCCGCAAAATCAACGTGTTCATGGTCAGTTTCATACTCAGGTATCCCCTCCACGAGCATCTCAAGCTTGACCATTCCCAAGGACGAGTTGTTAAAAACAACGATCTTGATGGGTAATTGATGAAGTTTCACCGTGAGCAGCTCCCCCATGAGCATGCTGAGACCGCCGTCGCCGGAGAAGCACACGACCTGCCGGTCTCTATCACTGGATTGCGCGCCAATTGCGTGGGGTAAAGCATTGGCCATGGTCCCGTGGCGGAAGGAACCCAGCATCTCGCGCTTGCCATTGGGGGTTACGTAGCGGGCAGCCCACACGTTGCACATGCCGGTGTCAATGGCGAAAATAGCATCATCATCGGCTATCTCATCGATAATGTTGGCAATGTACTCGGGGTGAATAGGCGTGTGCTTTTCCACGTTGGAGGTATATGCCTCAATAACATCGGTGAGCTTTCGGTGATGCAGGTCCAGCATCCGATCAAGGAAACTGCGATCAGTCTTTTCCTCTATGTGCGGCAAAATGTTCTCGATTGTTGCAGCTACATCGCCCACGACGGGATAGGTAATTCGGGTGCGCTTACCAATGTGGGAGGCATCAATGTCCACTTGCGCCACATTCTTTTTGGGGAGGAACTCGGTGTAGGGGAAATCAGTGCCGAGCAGAATGAGGAGGTCGGCTTCATGGGAGGCGTCGTGGCAGGCGCCGTATCCAAGCAACCCCGACATTCCCACGTCATAGGGATTGTCGTGTTGGATATACATTTTTCCACCGAGCGCATGCCCGACGGGGGCTTTGATTTTTTGAGCTAGCGCAAGCACTTGTTCGCGGGCATAACGAGCACCTGATCCGCAGAAAAGCGTAACTGTGGAGGCCTCGTTGATTGCGTGGACTAGGTCGGCTGCCTCCGCAGGATCTGGATAGAGAATTGGCTTTCCCCTCGCGATAACCGAGCTGACAAAAGTATCATCCTCCGCGCGCTGCATGGTGACGTCACCCGGGATCACCAGGACCGATACGCCCTTTCCCGCCATGGTGGACTGAATTGCATGGTGCACAATCGCTTGCCCTTGGGTCGCGGAGTTGGCCATCTCGCAGTAGCCAGAACACTCCGCGAACAGGGCTTCAGGGTGGGTTTCTTGGAAAAAGTGAGAGCCGATGTGTGTGGAGGGAATGTGAGAGGCAATGGCTAGGACTTTTGCACCGTTGCGGTGGGAGTCGTAAAGCCCCTGCACAAGGTGGGTGTTTCCGGGGCCGCAGGAGGCTGCGCACACGGCAAGTTCGCCGGTGATCAGCGATTCCGCGCCGGCGGCAAACGCCGCAGCTTCTTCATTACGGACGTGTACCCATTCGATACTGGATTTTCGCACGGCGTTGACAATGGGGTTGAGGCTATCGCCGACCAATCCAAAGATGCGTTTTACGCCTTGGGCTTCCAGGGTCTCCACAATTTGTTCTGCAAAAGACTGCGCCATGATCGCCCTCCATAAAGTTGATGATGGTTCCGATTGTGCTTCTCTGTTATTCATCGCCGCCATAGTTCGACTGAAATCACACACCCACCCCCTAATTGTGACACAAATAACTAAACGCTGTAGTTCTGTTCGCTGCGGTATTCTGTGTCTCATCATGCTGAAGCTTTTCGACGCCCCCATCTTCCGCATCTTGCGACGTAGGCAAGCAGCATCAACGGGCACCGCTACCATCGACGTCGCAGCCGCACCCCCACTCGCACCCCTCGCACCTGTCGACCTCAGCGACCGCGGGCAAGTCACCGGTGTACTGGAAATCGCCGCGCGTATCGGAGAAATCCTCATCTCCGCAGGATCAACCAATTCCGACGCCAGCGACCAGGTCAAAGCCGTCACAGAGTCATTCGGACTATGGTTTGTTCACGTTGATCTCACGTCCAATCGCATCCGACTCTTTGCCAATGTTTCTGAAGACCGACGCAACCCGGTAACGGTTGTTCGCGTGGTGGCGCCCGCCCCGCAGAACTTTCGAAAACTCATGCAAGTGGATCGCTTGATCCGCGACATCCATTCAGGCCACGCCTCGCCCTTGGATGCCGAAACCCGCCTCGACGCCATACACCGCGCGCCCGACCCCATCGGACTGCCCGGAGTCGTGGCATCTTTTGCAGTAATGAGTGGTGCCGTGGCATTCCTCCTGGGAGGAAATATTCCCGTCGCGCTCATTTCCACCATCGCCGGGGCCGTCATCATCTGGATGAGCGCCTGGCTAGGCAAGCACGGCTTACCCATCTTCTTCCAGAACACCGCGGGCGGGATTTTTGTCGCCTTCCTGGCCGCCATCACCTACGACTGGGGACAGTACTTAGGCCTCTCCATACGCCCCAGCATGGTGATCGCCACGTCGATCATTGTGATGGTCGCGGGGCTGACGCTGGTGCAAGCGATTCAAAATGGAGTCACCTCCGCACCAATCACGGGCACGGCACGGCTTTTCGACGCCCTCATCATCACCGCCGGCATCGTCGCCGGCATCGCCATAGGCGTATCCCTTGCGGGATCGTTAGGATTCTCACTGCCCCCGGTAGAAACCGTCCCCGTCCCCAACTTCGCCTCCAATACGGTCCGCGTCTTGGGCAGTATTTTTGCTACGTCCGGCTTCGCTCGCGCTTGCTACGCAGATTGGCCCTCTGTCTTTATCTCCGCACTCACCGCGGCCTGCGGTTCAAGCTTGTTTTACTTTGTCCTCATCCCCCAGGGGGTTGGAGACATTACCGGCTCTGCACTCACGTCCGTCCTCATCGGGCTCATAGGCGGCTTCTTGGGACGTCGCTACTTGATCCCGCCCCTCATCATCTCTATTGCCGGCATTACTCCGCTACTCCCGGGATCTGCAATTTATCGAGGCCTCTACGGACTACTCCATGATCAAATCTTGGTCGGCTTTTCCAATCTCTCTTATGCCATAGCCATCGCCACAGCACTTTCTTCTGGGGTGGTCTTTGGCGAGTGGATTGCGCGTCGTTTCCGCAGGCCCCCGAGCCTTGATCACTATCGACGCTTCACTCGCAAGCTCGTACGCAACCGCCGCAAAAAGATCTACAAGCAAATCGCGGCAGGCAATT from Corynebacterium ulcerans carries:
- a CDS encoding alpha/beta hydrolase encodes the protein MKLSRSLGVAVLCTALVVTQSPAHASSTSSAPVSSSANSIVASLTAAIANSPSSSDTTISNAARLAQSLGLPSVRIPSAFGSSDSEYPLPTNPNITKAEVLSRTVEPTIPNLERWVVASPAMQRNVEVVVRVAKDTSVPSPVLYLLDGIGAMRNPGWVREGGLHPALGDQNVSVVMPTQALASLYSDWLTDDPALGHLKWETFITKELTKLVEDPAQKLNFNGKRAIGGLSMGAIGAVHIANQNPDLFKGVFGISGCYSTQEPVGRLTTKLVVESRGGNVNNMWGPDGSELWKRHDVPSNPEGLRNMAVYLASADGGVLPSDLEHAASRPFYELPVAVALEQGTLHCTKLLDSAMRARGMNHQVVDLLQGGVHDWPLFNRQLRPAWDAIKGVLY
- a CDS encoding sensor histidine kinase — protein: MSTQNPYSTAVVRGTPAHSEKQRWGYRGAKKTGKNLIARIRDKHVLSGMPLRFGLLVIVVAVSAVGLLGSAVAVNRTMRELTYSRIDKELELGLNGWAKQDSLFKTNPGATSARPPTEFYVVKIYQDGTTNVYNEDVSEPDLSQVYAGQGPHTVESSPKSRKEAMWRVTAETRNGVTMVVAKDITQEANMLRRLAVGQVIIEIAVLILMALIAFFLIRRALRPLHEVECTAKAIAQGDLDRRVPEAPENTEVGALSHSLNSMISRLQSLIVELQDKEAQMRRFVGDASHELRTPLTSVRGYSELYRSGATKDADLVIDKIEGEASRMSLLVEDLLALTRAEGARHETAPVDLLEVSLSVASSLQAAYPNRSIDVRSECAGVPITLGDAARLHQVLTNLTTNALKHGGEDAKVQIKLYDDPASSNIAIDIIDDGIGMSEKDAEHIFERFYRADTSRARSTGGSGLGLAIVKSLVAAHSGTISVNSTLGQGTTFHLVLPRLEDR
- a CDS encoding alpha/beta fold hydrolase — encoded protein: MALLRWVPTRGRLPVSPCVTGDSPIPVLFLHGTLGSPGNFERPAQRLVQQGRPFFAPAYGNHGTADLDSSLQELLKYIDELNSQGVHRVDVVGHSAGGLLALRIAHARPGFVRKLVGLGAAFHGVPKNLRFKPVVKWIGGQALLQLTQKIPAELPENVELISVFSTADRVVPAQSSKVGELVEIHGVRHEDLPRQADIIIDALGA
- a CDS encoding MFS transporter, with the protein product MESRQRWIFLGVISLGLFMIGADNSILYTALPVLRSELHTTELEGLWIINAYSLVLAGLLLGTGTLGDKIGHRRMFEIGITIFGLASLAASFAHNPLALIAARAALGVGSATMMPATLALLRITFPNVRERNIAIGIWGSVATLGAALGPVIGGFLIEHYYWGSVFLINIPVTLIAFAGTLLIAPPNKSNPSRHWDFLSSFWAMVTMVGLVLVIKELTHAHIEVAVLIGALAAIAIGSLFFSQRQNKLSEPLLTFDVFKNRVFTAGTLAAALAMFILSGAELMTTQRFQLAEGFTPLQAGLLTGAVALAAFPSSILGGALLHRIGFLPLISGGFLSMAIGTAIAIGATRADTFPLFVVGLLLVGFGAGLTMSVSSTAIIGSAPARRSGMASAMEEVSYEFGTLLSVAMVGSLFSFFYARSAPEVIAQNFEQGLSHPTLADAARAAIDTSYISVLVIIAITACIACAITAYLLWNNPKETQFAHE
- a CDS encoding HIT family protein; translation: MSSVFTKIIAGDLPGRFVYRDEDVVAFLTIEPLAYGHVLVVPVAEVDKWTDVDPTTWAKLNELAQRVGKAITEVFAIPRAGYVIAGFDVPHTHIHVFPAAKMSDYDFSQAMSMDATDPAQMDAAAEKLRQALGTDEKGLVK
- a CDS encoding response regulator transcription factor; translation: MEGVNEKTKRILVVDDEPNIVELLNVSLKFQGFDVATANSGVEALEVAKDFKPDAFILDVMMPGMDGYELLPKLRAEGLDGPVLYLTAKDAVEHRIHGLTIGADDYVTKPFSLEEVITRLRVILRRGSTVEMVEDDSTLVYADLTLNDDTHEVTKAGKVVDLSPTEFNLLRCLMLNAEVVMSKAKILDHVWHYDFGGDGNVVESYISYLRRKVDTHDPQLIQTVRGVGYVLRKPRNA
- a CDS encoding TetR/AcrR family transcriptional regulator, with the translated sequence MRTNKKDSLLATALSIVESDGLAALTYDSLSAASGISKSGLIYHFPTRHQLLIELNASAARTWTRELEAAAGGPASEVSLRQRMHALLEVESHSATRADLLLSIDANLNEELRAIWDQALAPWTDPHNPHAVVVQLIADGLWVYDHINARPLTQQQRQAAVKTAHIFLNKLSTTPEKPSPTSDFTNNIK